Below is a window of Musa acuminata AAA Group cultivar baxijiao chromosome BXJ3-11, Cavendish_Baxijiao_AAA, whole genome shotgun sequence DNA.
TTTAATACTATGTTCTTTTGTTCAATCTGCATCAACTAAGACAATTCATATCATGGTGCTATGCTTGTGCAGGATATCAACGAGTGGCCGATCATTGACCCTTTGCCCTCCTACGGTAGAGGAAGAGATGCGGTTGGGAATAGATACAGTAATCTTATCATGGGATATAACCTAACCGATGTGGTCATATCAGGTAGTATATTCGTTGCATATTTCCATTACTTCTAAATTCATAAAGCCTGCGTCGTGTTGTCATTCCATGATCCCCTAacatttagataaaaaaaatatttttagtcaaaaactaTAACATTTAATTCAGTTTATGATGTTTTGGCATGCTTTGATTGACAAGAAGACGCATATATATCAGCATCTAACTTGTTTGCATCATAGATGGGGAACAGAATACAATTTGATTGCAACATACCACGTCCTGATGCTAAcaagttttattgttatttttagggAATAATGGAACTATCGACGGACAAGGTGAAACCTGGTGGAAAATGTTCCGTAACAAAGAACTCAATTACACTCGTGGATACCTCATTGAATTGATGTACTGCAAACAAGTCCTGATTTCCAACATTACATTGGTTAACTCTCCATCGTGGAATGTCCATCCAGTGTACAGCAGGTTTATATGAATAATCTACTTTCAGAACACTTGAAGGCTTCTTTTGCTTTCCATTCTATTGTTACAATCTGATGTTAACGTGAATGAATGCACTTTGCAGCCACGTAATCGTCTCAGGCATCACAATTCTTGCACCAGTCAACTCTCCCAACACCGATGGGATCGATCCAGGTGGATATCGTACCTACATTTAGTTGGGTTGTAGATTCTATGTTGCTGTTTCGATTGATTCTTTTTGGTGGTTTCTCTCTTCTTCGCAGACTCATCCTCCAATGTCCGCATTGAGGACTGCTACATAGTCTCAGGCGATGACTGCATCGCCATTAAAAGCGGTTGGGATGAGTACGGGATTGCATTCAACATGTCAAGCAAACACATAGTGATCAGACGGCTCACCTGCATCTCCCCCACGAGCGCTGTCATCGCCCTGGGAAGCGAGATGTCGGGAGGAATCCAAGATGTCCGGGCCGAAGACATCACGGCCATCAACTCCGAATCCGGCGTCAGGATCAAGACGACCATCGGAAGGGGAGCTTACGTGAAGGACATATTCGTGAGAAGAATGAATCTGCACACAATGAAGTGGGTCTTCTGGATGACGGGCACCTACGGGCAGCACCCGGACGACAAATTTGATCCGAAAGCCATTCCGGTGGTGCAGAATATCAGTTACAGCAACGTGGTGGCCGAGAACGTGACCATGGCCGCGAAGATGGAGGGGATTCCCGGCGCGCCCTTCACCGGAATATGCATCTACAATGTGACGGCGGAGGTGGTGAAGTCGAAGAAGCCGATATGGAACTGCACCGACGTGGAGGGCGTATCGAGTCACGTGACGCCCACTCCCTGTGCGCAGATTCCGGAATATCCAGATCGTATAACGCATTGCCCCTTCCCTGAAGATGATCTACCTGTGGATGGTGTTGGGATAGAGGAGTGTTCTTATCAGAGAGCCAAACCATGAGTTGAGATGCTTTCTACAACTCATGGTTTGATGGCATAATCTATGATGTCCTGAAGCTTGGCAGATTAAAATGTTTGCCTTGAACAAAGGCAGATGTAATTGATCATATATCAGACTGGGGAGGAACGATAGCCAATAATTTTTCATTGTtataaatatggattattgaaaaaataagacatgttatttatttgaatacttttcttcaactttgaagtgttatattctttatttgatacgaatagttgaagtgaatttttcaaagagaggACGACTTATGATTGTCACTAAAACTATTGATTTTATCCCGAACATTTGAATTCATAACCAAATGTATCTCCACTTTCAAATACCACGTAAGCACCCTATGTTGTAGAGGACAGGTCGATTTATTTGAGGagaactttttctatgatcatatctgaatcatgttatgcatgaacagACTTCGTTAGATCCTGTAGAATAAAATAAGTGACGTGGGATGATTCGATATTTtatttattccacttccttatttagaaacatattcatttcctcttcatcgaTCCAAATGTATAATACTatcagagtgaaataagagatctaaggaagaacataggttggactttattagtaacaagtaaatattttgtacgtaaaaaaatcaagatattaaGGGGACAAACACCAATCAAAAAATATGAGACAATCcaaaaaacacttgattatgatcaaatttataagccgacttggatatcgagcatttacctataagaactaaattagttgcCAAAAATAATTGCAACCCtagaaaatagaatttagtaaatcttttcttacatagagtcattatatatgatgtgtggagatatgtatgaaaagtagattttatacagatctatttttgccattcatttcattcttgctcgagccgaatgatgaaaaattatcatatttggttccttcggggggtggatccataagaattcacctatcccaataacaaaaaaacttgactagaatgatactatattaagagcaagttcgcagggtggccatggaaggcctaggtcgcacgctgttgaggaagttctgctcgaactccctggtgagctggtcaaaggacaagACCGAAGATTAGCACAATCGGCTGAACCACGCTCGTACCGGTCCCCTCAGGGTGGTCGAAAATGCCTGGCACATcgatgcatcggaggtgccatagagagCCATATGAGCCCGAAATGCGGAGACATGCTCCGCGGGATCGGAGCCGCCGTCATATGTCTCCAATGCCGACAGCctaaagttgaggggtaccgacttGTCCTATACTTCCTATGTGAAAGGGGACCTGCCTGAGCCGCCTTCGCTAGACTCActcggtgatttttggaactcgcGCTAGAACTCGTCCtggcgttggttgacccgggacagcCGGGCCCTGAGCGAGTCATCCGCCAAGTCAAACGATACGGTGTCAGGCTCGAAGTAGAGTAGTGTGACTtagcagggtgcgggtatgctatgctcgggcggacctcttgagtccgtcgcttgctctcgggcttccccCATCTCGACTTGCTACCCACTCGGCCTCTGTCGGGTCGGGTCAGTTGGGGGAGCCGCGAGCCACACAATCTAAGGAATGAGCGTAGCGAGCCTCTAcatcatgcccaccatggcttgcacttgtttggtcaggctgatgaatgcctcgggtgtcacgGCCGAGGGTTCCGTGGTTAGTCCAATAATACGTGTATATTGAATCTTTTAAGACAATTATTGGTCTTAGAATGTAATTCTGATCGGTCAATAAAAatacatgtcaatataatttttttttattttttttagattagttaatctatcttggaaggtaaaaatgggtagagtaaacctatttttattttatttgaaattaatgtcctcttcctctgcatgtaggaaatgaataaaataaatcaattaaattccAAGAACTTCATAAAGTGCTTCCTTAGAGTTAAACTTCCATTCAACCATATCTCTATTCGCATTTCGAATAGTCATAGATATATCATCTATAGGGTAACTTTCATTTTGAGAGTTAGTTGTTGGTTTCATACAATATTCACAATCTCACCTAATTTATAATCCAATATATAAATCAATCGATTTCATCGAGTTAGCTATATGTTGTGTTATGTCAACTATTTTCATGGAAGGTGGAGAGATGATTATCTTGAGCGTATTTAGGGCCCTTGACGCAAATGGATGCGTCTCTAACTCTATATTTATTACTTCTCAATAtaatttctttcaaatttagtaaaatttcatGTACCAATTCTTCAATACCTATTATCGTAGAATATTCATGTAATACTTTCTTAGATTTTGCACATGGGATACATGTTCCTTCTAATTCTCCAAATAAAGCCCTTCGCATGGCAATAGCTATGGTATTTGCTTGACCTTTCATAAGCGAGGATAAAACAAAAAGACCATAATAAAGATATTTATATCTACTCTTGATTCATAGTGTTTGAGTGGATCCTGCTACTTCCTCTTAAATCATACTATAATAATACTATTATTTGATCAGATCATCGAATcatttatttctcttgaaatttatttttttattattactacATGTCTTTTTTTAGGGGGTCGGCATCCATTATGTGGCATAGGTGTTACATCACATACAAAACTTAATAGTATACCACTTCTATAAATGGCTTGTAATACTGCATCTCTTCCGTGACCAAGACGTTTTATCATAACTTCTACTTATTGCATACCCTAATCAACAACTATACAAATATCATTTAATGCTGCTGCTTGAGTAGCGTAGGGTGTCCCTCTTCTTGTCTATAATAATTACAATGGTATTGTTGAAACTTACTTGAACATGAATAACTCCTTTTGGTATTCTACATCTATTCTTACGTGAACCAATCTGCCCATTCTTACGTAAACCAATTCTTGGTATgactgttatcatattttatcatcttaTAAATATGAGTCAGAAATATACGAAAGAAAAGTTACTAAAATATCcatttcatattaaaagaaataatttatttttatcctttctttataaatttcttttttaGAAAGATTATCCTTGTCTCTATTTATGTCTCAAATTAGAACAAATCACTATAATTCATCTGCGAATCAATTGACatttttcataaattttattaACGAAAGcccttattttcatatttcttaaTCCTTACCTTAATTTTGAATCTATTCCTTGGaaattcttaaatatttttttaacttcaAATTGTATCATCATGAAAAGAATACTTTAAAATCACCTAATCATTCGAATCTTTGTTAAGAAATCTATAATTTATGCATCCCTTGGTTGAATCACAATGACTTCAATTTCGACTCTATCCCCGAGTAGTATCCATATAAAACTGTATTGGATCCTTTCTGGAACATAACCTAGAATTACATCTTCATTATCTAACCTAGTAGATATATAGTCGATTAGTcgggtgaattattatggaaataataattcattgagctagaaggagttctgacatgtataacttacgaccagctcgatatttggcctagagggtcatacacatatggtagacattgtgacgagtagaagttcggataagaaatatctgttggagcccctatcttattggatatctaataagcccttgaattattggatccgacccaataagagccaatgatagattattggatagagatccactaatctaagagacctaggtagttggataaagatcaTATACCCAACAGGGTAGGattcattaaggttaagttgataggaggcctCCATAAGTTAGTCCTTTTTTGCtgtatcctattctcctctcccctcatCCTCAGCtagcagcccctatttggggtatATGGAGATTTAAGCAGCGAttcgaggagcatcttcgtagcccctaccgtgtggatcgCCGCTAAAGAGGATGATAATTGACCTCCtttatcttcctaggtaacacaactatctcatacgtGGTTTTTAGTTTTACAGGTTTTTGcatactaatcttcgcacgacgatgaaatcatttctgtagaaatataagatttttctttttgttcttctgctgcgcatgtgatgttgctcctagatTTCCTTATAGGTTATTGGAGTGATTTGCATTACTAAAGAACCATGGTTTTGAAAGGgagaaatagactcaataaaaataacatgacataaTATAAAAGACTTTTTTAGGTTTGAGGAGCATAGCATCAAAaagtattatatttaataaaataccCTATGAAGATACAAGGCTTGGATCTTAGTGTTAATTTATGTGAAATTTAGGGGTGTAGCTAGGGAAAATATAAATAGtcaaatattttaagtttttgaaggtttagaTTTTGTGAAATAGTTTTTTAAATGGTGACTGGTGTTATAGGACTCAAGTGGGCATGCGATTAATGAGGTAGACTATTGTTTAAAATGCTGCTGACCAAAACATTTGGTAATATGGAGGCTTGGTATaaaagtgtgagaccagtttcaacttaTACTATAATATGAAAAGTAGACTTTTTGGGCTTGGTATTTATCTCCTCCATTTGAATAAATTGTTTTAAATAGTAAACTAAAAGTTCTTGATTAACTTTCTAAAGTGGGTAAAGACTATAGTTGCTTCAAATTTGTATTTGAGAGAGTATAACTATATATACCTAGTAAAATAATCtatgaaaatgaaataaaatctaaAATTGTCAAAAGAAGTGGTTGGGGTAGGGGCCTAAACATCGGTgtagataatttaaaattttttaagtaGAAAATACGTTCTAAAATATAGTTtataacttttattactaaggGATGCATCACAAGAAGTTGTAATTCTACTTGATTTAGAAGTTAGAAGAAAGTAATGAGAAAATTGTTGTTGTTGAATAGAGGATAACGGGTAACCAAGACGACAATATCACACATTGATTAGAGtagtaactgaagtaagagtggtTGGCTGGGTGATTTACAAACATGATGGCCACTcgtaaatattatctttattttgaccTCAAACCAAGGATATtttcatgctcaaatctttaacaAGAAATGAGTCAGGAAAGAATTCAGTAGATGTGTTATTTTATTTacagaattaaaaaatataaataaagttTCTTTTAATATGAGATGCACATAAAACAACATCAAGTATAAAAGTGGTGGTGTGTGAATTAAGTACGGTGGAACTAGTATGAGCAATAGGGACTTCATTACTATCaacaataatgatatcttcaATACCTCCATAGTCATTATGGATGGATAAATTCTATAGATTAGAAAAAATATTATGAGAAGCACCGAAGTAATCATGATATTTGCTTGCAACTAATTGGTTGTAGTAATAGACATGGCTCGAGACTGACAGACTTTTACTGTGTGTTCGATTTTGTCATAGAGTTGGTAAATGATTTTTTATTGAATATTACTTTTGGGATGCCTGTTGATAATTGTAGTTTAAGTTATTTTCTAAGTTATTTGAAATAAAATTGCTATCAAAGGTTGATAGTATAATAAAGGATAATAGTTGGTTCTATCATCCTCTCTTCTTTTTTCAGATATATTTTATGATCAATCAACTTGtcatatagtttttcaaatgacaTTAATGAGTCTCATGATTGAATTACTATCACCGGTTCCTTATATTCAGCTCTTAGGCCATCGAGAGTATGGAtaatgacttcttcatcactccAGGATGATCTATTAAAGTGAagtcatataattatttttatattttatagataatGAACAATAATACttcttttttatgttatttttatcataatagaTAAGAGACTTAATATGTAACGATTGACGAAGATGATTTGTAACTTTGACTATGTTTATGCTGCAGTGGTGTACGAAAATATTAGTGGTGCTATGGAAGATTTGAAttacttataaaataaaataatttaattatcacTTTTAGATAATTTGAAAGGATTCGACTATCAACATTGATAGATATAATTCTTTAGAAAAACTATTATTTTTTAACTAAAAAAACGAAAGACAACCGATGTAACAGATATTAGGAGAGAGAGATCATGAGGTTGATGGTTGACAATGGTGTCCATCAACTTATTCTAATCCTTGCTGGCACCCAGTGACCCGGGGAACGAGGGCGAGGAAGAGACCATCGTAAGGCCGACTACAGGCCTGCAGTGGCAGGAGGAGACTGTCTGTTCTCTTGATCTGTAGTGGTGAGAAATGCTGCTTGCGATTGGGTTGAACGGTGAAGAAAGATGCCAATGAGGACGCTGTTCTTTCTGTCGCATGTAGAGTCTAGCGACGATGGCTGGTGTTCGCCGCCGACTGTGATTTGGTTAGCGGCGAAGAGAACAGGCCGCCAAGCAAGGTGCGACTGACGGTGAGGAAGAAAGGGGCCGGGGGCACTCGGGGCAGAGACGCTGCCTCTGCCATTacgccgatggagaggaagatgCAGTAGCCAACTCCCCGTAGGAAGACACTGTCATTGCTCTCGTTATGGAGAGGAAGACAGCCGCCGTTCACCGAGGAAACGCCGCAGTCGTCACTTGGAGAATAACCACCTCTTAGGGAAAAGTAAACGGTGGGAGTCACCTCCTGCTTCTTCTTGATGGCGCTCGCCTCCTGTGATCCGTCGATGAGGAAGATCGACGGAGGTCGACCCACGACCGAAGGATGGCAGCCGCCGAAGGAGGAGGTGGCTGTCGAAGTAGGCGACCACAGAGAAAGCCATCGGCTCAGGGAGAAGAGGGGAAGATGTCGACGTAGGGAGGAGAAGGTGGTTCTCGGCGCAGGGAGGAAGGGGGAAGACGGCTGTGACAAGGCAGAAGCAGACGATCCGTGGGCCGCGCTCTTCCACGGGTGGGTTGTTGTTGCTGCAGCGACAGTAGTAGATCATCGAGATGTCCACCTGGCGGTTCAAGGGGAAGAGGCGGCACTCGATGCAGAGGTGGGCTAGCTACTGTTGCCGCAGCGGCGACAGGCCGATCGACGGAGAAATTGCTGTCGAGCAGATGCATCGCTGAGTTGGGGAGAAAACCGACAACGGGGAGAGAAGGGATTACTGTCGTCGGACAGGGGAAATCTTGCTAAGTCGAAAGGAGCTCGAACGATTgcgaaaaagatgatttttatttATTGAGGTGATGAGAGTGTTTACCGTGATTGATTGGAGCGGATTAAGAAAAGAATTCCCATGATGTGGTTCAACTTATTGTTAGAGCAACAATCTTAATATGATAATCGATCCCTTCAAGTTTATTAGAACAGAGACAGATTAATTGGtttatggttttgttgttattGATGTTGTGACAATAAACTTAGGTGTTGCTCAATAATACGTcaattaattgataaatatatCATTCAAGCAGGACATGTCACATTTTTAAAGGATAACCATGTTATTATCAACCACGGACAATATAACGATCTAAAGTTATGTATTATTTTAGTTTGAAGtctaaataatctataattaattcgAACCTAaatgttaaaaataattaattacaatacatatatatatatatatatatatatatatatatatatatatatatatatatatatatatatatatatatcctccgtAATTAGCCCGCCTCTCCTCtgtctctccatctctctctctctctatatatatatatatagaataagAGCCGAGCCGTGGAAGCATTCTGTTTCCGATACATCTCTCTGACAATGGAGCACTCGCCGCCAATATTCCATGtaacacctcttctcctttttcttttttctttttccctgTAATCTTATCTCAAAGCTTTGATCCTTCAAACTCCGCCTTTTCTTGGTTATGTGCAGGTGTTGATGATTTTAGTGCTGTGGACGGTGGTAACAGCGGCGTTCATCGGGACCGCTGAGGGCCGCCGCCACCACCGGCGGGGCGGTAGCGAGACGGGGCTAGAAGCCTTCCACTACGCGGCGGCAGGGGCAGGAGGATGCCGGGCCCACGTGGCCAGCCTGACGGACTTCGGCGGGGTGGGCGACGGGGTGACCTCCAACACGGCGGCCTTTGCGGCGGCCGTGGCCAACCTCAGCAAGGTCGCGTGCGACGGCGgcgcgatgctggtggtgccggcCGGCCGGTGGCTCACCGGGCCCTTCAACCTCACCAACCACTTCACCCTCTTCCTCGACCACGACGCCGTCATCCTCGCCACTCAGGTCCGCCCCCTTTCCCCCACCTTCTCCTCCATCTATTTCTATTCAGAGTACATGTTCATTTTGCCGATCATCCGACGTTgcctccatcctcagtggtggtTATTGCTTGTAGCCCTTCTCATCGAGTCCG
It encodes the following:
- the LOC135652478 gene encoding probable polygalacturonase; the protein is MEHSPPIFRVLMILVLWTVVTAAFIGIAEGHRHHRRASGATDLEAFHNAAAGAGGRRTHVASLTDFGGVGDGVTSNTAAFAAAVANLSKVAYDGGAMLVVPAGRWLTGPFNLSDHFTLFLDHDAVILATQDINEWPIIDPLPSYGRGRDAVGNRYSNLIMGYNLTDVVISGNNGTIDGQGETWWKMFRNKELNYTRGYLIELMYCKQVLISNITLVNSPSWNVHPVYSSHVIVSGITILAPVNSPNTDGIDPDSSSNVRIEDCYIVSGDDCIAIKSGWDEYGIAFNMSSKHIVIRRLTCISPTSAVIALGSEMSGGIQDVRAEDITAINSESGVRIKTTIGRGAYVKDIFVRRMNLHTMKWVFWMTGTYGQHPDDKFDPKAIPVVQNISYSNVVAENVTMAAKMEGIPGAPFTGICIYNVTAEVVKSKKPIWNCTDVEGVSSHVTPTPCAQIPEYPDRITHCPFPEDDLPVDGVGIEECSYQRAKP